From one Octopus bimaculoides isolate UCB-OBI-ISO-001 chromosome 1, ASM119413v2, whole genome shotgun sequence genomic stretch:
- the LOC106868536 gene encoding interleukin 17-like protein, producing the protein MDLTKLQIIRDKRYYINVIWRIFKVFIHFVLFLFFNAILFIISASFTTKYKIPTDLKVRYERLSSAAVGNKFFLPAEMASTGSRQPRLNDGDKFCPKSLSTDIILERSTCPWYLTTTHDSTVFPPSRTEVVCRYGHCLDLDNNHQCVTVYNKMSVLKRTGECVDGLYVYKPSVIEVATACVCARTLHNINGRNESQCATKNGPI; encoded by the exons ATGGACCTAACTAAA TTACAAATAATCAGGGATAAgcgatattatataaatgtaatatggaGAATATTTAAG GTATTTATCCACTTTGTATTATTCCTCTTCTTCAACGCCATCTTGTTCATAATTTCGGCGTCATTTACGACCAAATACAAAATACCAACAGATTTGAAAGTCCGATACGAGAGACTCTCCAGTGCAGCCGTTGGCAATAAATTTTTTCTACCCGCTGAAATGGCTTCAACTGGAAGTAGACAGCCAAGGCTCAACGACGGTGATAAATTTTGCCCAAAATCTCTTTCTACTGATATTATCCTTGAACGTTCAACCTGCCCATGGTACCTGACTACTACTCATGATTCAACAGTTTTCCCTCCATCACGTACTGAAGTAGTGTGTCGCTATGGACACTGTCTAGACCTTGACAACAATCATCAATGTGTAACAGTATATAATAAAATGTCTGTCCTCAAACGTACAGGTGAATGTGTCGATGGATTGTATGTGTACAAACCAAGCGTGATTGAAGTAGCCACAGCTTGTGTATGTGCACGAACATTACATAACATTAATGGGAGAAATGAAAGCCAATGTGCAACGAAAAATGGaccaatataa
- the LOC106868538 gene encoding interleukin 17-like protein translates to MNTTNVLLQAVIFLLTNVVLFISSASIPTQCKIPKDLKVQYEKLSSAAIGNNFFLPAEIAPAGSDQQELTEGDKTCPTSPVSTDIIRERSTCPWYLKITHNSTYFPPSRTEVVCRCTDCLDSDSNHQCVMVYTPTTVLKRTVECIDGLYVYQPSVIHVATACVCARKIDIISGGNGDEYES, encoded by the exons ATGAATACGACCAAC GTTCTCCTCCAGGCTGTAATCTTCCTCCTCACCAACGTCGTATTGTTCATATCTTCGGCGTCAATTCCGACTCAATGTAAAATACCAAAAGACTTGAAAGTCCAATACGAGAAACTATCCAGCGCAGCGATCGGCAATAACTTTTTTCTACCAGCTGAAATAGCTCCAGCGGGAAGTGACCAACAAGAACTGACCGAAGGGGATAAAACGTGCCCAACATCTCCTGTATCTACTGATATCATCCGCGAACGTTCAACCTGCCCATGGTACCTGAAAATTACCCACAATTCGACATATTTTCCTCCATCACGCACTGAAGTCGTTTGTCGCTGTACAGACTGTCTGGACTCTGACAGTAATCATCAATGTGTGATGGTATATACTCCAACGACTGTCCTGAAACGTACAGTCGAATGTATTGATGGACTGTACGTTTATCAACCAAGTGTCATCCATGTAGCCAcagcctgtgtgtgtgcacggaaAATCGATATAATATCCGGAGGAAATGGTGACGAATATGAGTCGTAA